A window from Balearica regulorum gibbericeps isolate bBalReg1 chromosome 1, bBalReg1.pri, whole genome shotgun sequence encodes these proteins:
- the LOC104643403 gene encoding RCC1 and BTB domain-containing protein 2, giving the protein MEDESPPSQGVSVKVLEATLLSALKMLDVGKWPIFSLCSQEELKLIRQACVFGSAGNEVLYATENDEVFVLGMNCSGCLGTGDMQSTIEPRRLDSLCGKKIACLSYGSGPHVVLATEEGEVYTWGHNAYSQLGNGTTNHGFVPCQVSTNLVNKKVIEVACGSHHSMVLTSDGEVYTWGYNNSGQVGSGSTANQPIPRRVTSCLQNKIVVNIACGQMCSMAVVENGEVYVWGYNGNGQLGLGSSGNQPTPCRIAALQGIRVQRVACGYAHTLVLTDEGQIYAWGANSYGQLGTGNKSNASYPTTVVVDKDRVIEIAACHSAHTSAAKTQSGQVYMWGQCRGQSVILPHLTHFACTDDVFACFATPAVMWRLLSVEPDDHLTVAQSLKKEFDNPETADLKFLVDGKYIHVHKVLLKIRCEHFRSILNNDDEIIEMSEFSYPVYRAFLEYLYTDNIRLPPEDAIGLLDLATLYRENRLKKLCQQTIKQGISEENAIALLSAAVKYEAQDLEEFCFRFCINHLTVVTQTQGFAEMDHDLLKNFISKASRVGAFRN; this is encoded by the exons ATGGAGGATGAATCTCCTCCTTCTCAAGGAGTCAGTGTCAAG GTCTTGGAGGCAACATTATTGTCAGCCCTGAAGATGCTGGATGTTGGGAAATGGccaattttttctctctgttcccaAGAGGAGCTCAAGTTAATTCGTCAAGCCTGTGTATTTGGCAGTGCTGGTAATGAAGTTTTGTATGCAACTGAAAATGACGAG GTTTTTGTGCTTGGCATGAACTGCAGTGGGTGTTTGGGAACGGGTGACATGCAAAGCACTATTGAACCAAGGAGGTTAGATTCTCTATGTGGCAAAAAGATAGCCTGTCTGAGTTATGGAAGTGGCCCTCATGTTGTTCTTGCTACAGAAG aaGGAGAAGTGTATACATGGGGTCATAATGCTTATAGTCAGTTGGGCAATGGTACAACAAATCATGGTTTCGTTCCCTGTCAAGTCTCTACTAACTTGGTGAACAAGAAAGTCATTGAAGTTGCCTGTGGCTCTCATCATTCTATGGTGTTAACATCTGACGGAGAG GTGTACACGTGGGGTTATAATAACTCAGGCCAAGTTGGATCTGGTTCAACAGCTAATCAACCGATTCCTCGAAGAGTTACCAGCTgcctacaaaataaaatagtagtTAATATAGCTTGTGGACAGATGTGCTCTATGGCTGTGGTGGAAAATGGAGAG GTCTATGTCTGGGGTTACAATGGTAATGGCCAGCTTGGACTGGGCAGCAGTGGCAATCAGCCAACACCGTGCCGAATAGCAGCTTTGCAAGGCATTCGTGTGCAGCGG GTTGCCTGTGGCTATGCACATACATTAGTGCTAACAGATGAAGGTCAGATTTATGCTTGGGGCGCCAATTCATATGGCCAGTTAGGTACTGGGAATAAAAGTAACGCGTCTTACCCTACAACAGTTGTTGTGGATAAGGACAG AGTTATAGAGATTGCAGCCTGTCACTCTGCTCACACGTCAGCTGCCAAGACCCAGAGCGGCCAGGTGTACATGTGGGGCCAATGCCGTGGGCAGTCAGTGATCCTTCCCCACCTCACTCACTTTGCCTGCACTGACGAtgtgtttgcttgctttgctaCCCCTGCCGTTATGTGGCGTCTTCTGTCAGTAG AGCCTGATGACCATCTAACAGTAGCCCAGTCACTAAAGAAGGAATTTGACAACCCTGAAACTGCAGACCTGAAGTTTCTAGTGGATGGAAAATACATTCATGTTCATAAGGTTCTTCTCAAAATTAG GTGTGAACATTTTCGTTCCATACTGAATAATGACGATGAAATTATAGAAATGAGTGAATTTTCTTATCCTGTTTACCGAGCCTTCCTGGAATACCTGTATACAGACAACATTAGGCTCCCTCCTGAAGATGCAATAG GACTTCTAGATTTGGCAACACTGTATAGAGAAAACAGATTGAAAAAGCTTTGCCAGCAAACGATCAAACAAGGCATTTCTGAAGAGAATGCCATTGCTCTTCTTTCCGCCGCTGTCAAATATGAAGCTCAG